The Solibacillus sp. FSL W7-1436 genome window below encodes:
- a CDS encoding ATP-binding cassette domain-containing protein has product MSFMQVEDLKVHYPIRGGFFNTVVDHVYAVDGVTMEFERGKTYGLVGESGSGKSTTGKAIIGLEKITSGRILYEGNDVTNARRKRDSAYNRDIQMIFQDSHSSMNPRKRVLDILAEPIRNFLKLTPQEERRRINELLAIVGMSEDVLLKYPHEFSGGQKQRLGIARAVACNPKMIIADEPVSALDLSVQAQVLNFMKDIQEQYGISYLFISHDLGVVRHMCDHISIMYKGRFVETGKREDIYTNPQHIYTNRLLSAIPDIEPETRIERKVERQKVEAAYRQEQHKYYDKDGKVYPLKSISDSHQVAMSEDEKERV; this is encoded by the coding sequence ATGAGTTTCATGCAAGTAGAAGATTTAAAAGTTCACTATCCGATCCGAGGCGGATTTTTTAACACAGTAGTTGATCATGTATATGCGGTAGATGGTGTAACGATGGAGTTTGAACGCGGAAAAACTTACGGTCTTGTAGGGGAATCCGGCTCAGGCAAATCAACAACCGGTAAAGCGATTATCGGGTTGGAGAAAATTACATCAGGACGCATTCTTTATGAAGGTAATGATGTAACAAATGCTCGCCGTAAACGTGATTCAGCATATAACCGGGATATCCAGATGATCTTCCAGGATTCACATTCCAGTATGAACCCGCGTAAACGTGTATTGGATATTTTAGCAGAGCCAATTCGTAATTTCCTGAAACTGACTCCGCAGGAAGAGCGTAGACGCATTAATGAGCTACTCGCAATTGTAGGGATGTCAGAGGACGTACTTCTTAAATATCCACACGAATTCTCTGGTGGACAGAAGCAGCGTTTAGGGATTGCCCGAGCAGTTGCATGTAACCCGAAAATGATTATCGCGGATGAACCTGTTTCGGCACTTGATTTATCCGTACAGGCACAAGTTTTAAACTTCATGAAGGATATTCAGGAACAATATGGAATTAGTTATTTATTCATCTCCCACGATTTAGGTGTTGTTCGCCATATGTGTGACCATATCTCAATCATGTATAAAGGAAGATTCGTGGAAACAGGAAAGCGTGAAGATATTTATACAAATCCGCAGCATATTTATACAAATCGTCTGCTATCTGCAATTCCTGACATTGAGCCTGAAACACGGATTGAACGTAAGGTTGAGCGTCAGAAGGTTGAAGCAGCATATCGTCAGGAACAACATAAATATTATGACAAGGATGGAAAAGTATATCCTTTAAAATCGATTTCAGACTCACATCAAGTAGCAATGTCTGAAGATGAAAAGGAGCGTGTATAG
- a CDS encoding dihydroorotate dehydrogenase yields MSRLNLQLPGLDLKNPIMPASGCFGFGREYAQLYDLSKLGAIMIKATTVETRKGNPTPRVAETSAGMLNAIGLQNPGIEKVMGEELKFLEDYDVPVIANVAGTEVADYVEVAERISKASNVKALELNISCPNVKCGGIQFGTDPETARQLTAAVKAVSSVPVYVKLSPNVTSIVDIAKAVEAGGADGITMINTLVGMRLDERTGKPVIANGTGGLSGPAIKPVAIRMVYDVYKAVNIPIIGMGGVTCAQDVIDFMSAGASAVAVGTANFVDHFVCPTIIEELPVLLDTLNVDHISEVIGRSHR; encoded by the coding sequence ATGAGCCGATTAAACTTACAATTGCCGGGTTTGGACTTGAAAAACCCGATTATGCCCGCATCAGGCTGTTTTGGCTTCGGGCGCGAGTATGCACAGCTTTATGATTTGTCAAAGCTTGGTGCCATCATGATTAAAGCAACGACTGTGGAAACGCGTAAAGGGAATCCGACACCCCGTGTAGCCGAAACATCAGCAGGTATGCTAAATGCGATCGGCCTGCAAAATCCGGGGATTGAAAAGGTAATGGGAGAAGAACTGAAGTTTTTGGAAGACTATGATGTCCCGGTTATCGCCAATGTTGCCGGAACGGAAGTTGCAGATTATGTGGAAGTAGCAGAACGTATTTCAAAGGCATCCAACGTAAAAGCGCTGGAATTGAATATTTCTTGTCCGAATGTAAAGTGCGGAGGAATTCAATTCGGAACCGATCCCGAAACAGCTAGGCAGTTAACTGCTGCTGTAAAGGCGGTTTCAAGTGTACCTGTCTATGTAAAGCTGTCTCCGAACGTGACAAGCATCGTAGACATTGCCAAAGCAGTTGAAGCAGGCGGAGCGGACGGTATAACGATGATTAACACACTTGTGGGAATGCGGTTGGACGAGCGTACAGGTAAACCTGTCATTGCAAACGGGACAGGTGGCTTATCAGGTCCGGCTATTAAACCGGTAGCGATACGTATGGTGTATGACGTTTATAAAGCAGTGAATATCCCGATTATCGGTATGGGCGGAGTAACTTGTGCGCAGGATGTAATCGATTTTATGTCTGCCGGTGCTTCAGCCGTGGCAGTTGGTACAGCAAACTTTGTTGATCATTTCGTATGCCCGACAATCATTGAGGAACTACCGGTCTTGCTGGACACGTTGAATGTAGACCATATTTCGGAAGTTATCGGAAGGAGCCACCGTTAA
- the pyrF gene encoding orotidine-5'-phosphate decarboxylase, translating to MNTKPIIALDFPGEKEVISFLGKFEEKLFVKIGMELYMQEGPDIVRKVKEQGHDIFLDLKLHDIPNTVKSAMKGLAGLGVDLVNVHAAGGLKMMEGALEGLEAGTRAGAKRAALIAVTQLTSTIEQQMQEEQKIALSLKESVLQYAQLTKQAGLQGVVCSVHEAQAIREACGDDFLRVTPGIRMLGGEAHDQQRIATPDGAKKDGSSLIVVGRAITGAVNPVKAYQEVCNLWEAN from the coding sequence ATGAATACAAAACCTATTATTGCTTTGGATTTTCCGGGTGAAAAAGAAGTTATAAGCTTTTTAGGAAAATTCGAAGAGAAACTTTTTGTTAAAATCGGAATGGAACTGTATATGCAGGAAGGTCCGGATATTGTACGGAAAGTAAAAGAGCAAGGACATGATATATTTTTAGATTTAAAGCTTCATGACATCCCGAACACTGTAAAATCGGCGATGAAGGGCTTAGCAGGCCTTGGTGTGGATTTAGTGAATGTCCATGCAGCAGGCGGCCTTAAGATGATGGAAGGTGCATTGGAAGGTTTGGAAGCCGGTACACGAGCCGGAGCAAAAAGAGCAGCATTGATTGCCGTTACACAACTGACGTCAACGATAGAGCAGCAAATGCAGGAAGAGCAGAAAATTGCCCTATCTTTAAAAGAGTCTGTTTTACAATATGCACAGCTGACAAAACAAGCGGGTCTCCAGGGTGTAGTCTGTTCTGTTCATGAGGCACAGGCAATCCGTGAAGCATGCGGCGATGACTTTTTACGGGTGACACCGGGTATTCGTATGCTGGGCGGGGAGGCACATGATCAGCAGCGTATTGCAACCCCTGATGGAGCTAAAAAGGACGGTTCGTCATTAATAGTTGTTGGGCGTGCCATTACCGGAGCCGTCAATCCGGTAAAAGCATATCAAGAAGTTTGTAACTTATGGGAGGCTAACTAA
- a CDS encoding carbamoyl phosphate synthase small subunit: MKKRLLILEDGTVFTGTAFGSDKASQGEVVFTTGMTGYQETISDPSFYGQIVTLTYPLVGNYGINRDDFEAISPAIRGFVVRELAEQPSNWRSDMSLGDYLAAQDIPGIEGIDTRKLTRIIRTKGAVRAILTEADAEVDIAQIVAQLQETPYITHHVREVSPKAAYPSPGRGKRVVLIDFGMKHGILRELNKRDCDVIVVPYNTTAEQILAMHPDGIMLSNGPGNPEDVTEGIETIKGLIGKVPIFGICLGHQLFSLACGAKSFKLPFGHRGGNHPVKNLSTGRTDLTSQNHGYAIDIESLKDTDLELTHVALNDGTCEGVRHKKYPIFTVQYHPEASPGPEDSNYLFDEFIEMMEIEAAKENQYA; encoded by the coding sequence ATGAAAAAGCGTTTATTAATTTTAGAAGATGGCACTGTATTTACAGGTACTGCATTTGGAAGCGACAAAGCAAGTCAGGGAGAAGTTGTATTTACAACAGGGATGACAGGCTACCAGGAAACAATTTCCGATCCGTCATTTTACGGGCAAATTGTTACATTAACATACCCGTTAGTCGGAAATTACGGTATCAACCGTGATGACTTTGAAGCAATCAGTCCTGCAATCCGCGGTTTTGTCGTACGTGAATTGGCAGAACAGCCATCAAACTGGCGCTCGGATATGTCTTTAGGGGATTACTTGGCAGCACAGGATATCCCGGGCATCGAAGGAATCGATACAAGAAAATTAACGCGCATTATTCGTACAAAAGGGGCTGTACGAGCGATTTTAACTGAAGCTGACGCCGAAGTGGATATCGCACAGATCGTCGCTCAATTACAGGAGACACCGTATATTACACACCATGTCCGTGAAGTATCGCCAAAAGCGGCATACCCGTCACCAGGACGCGGAAAACGTGTTGTGCTGATCGACTTTGGAATGAAGCACGGAATTTTACGCGAACTGAACAAGCGTGACTGTGATGTAATTGTCGTACCATATAATACGACAGCCGAACAAATTTTAGCAATGCATCCTGATGGCATCATGCTTTCAAATGGTCCGGGGAACCCGGAAGATGTGACAGAAGGAATCGAAACAATTAAAGGACTAATCGGAAAAGTGCCAATCTTCGGTATTTGCCTGGGACACCAGCTGTTTTCACTGGCTTGCGGCGCGAAATCGTTCAAATTGCCATTCGGTCACCGAGGCGGCAATCACCCGGTAAAAAATCTGAGTACCGGCCGCACGGACTTAACGAGCCAAAACCATGGCTATGCCATTGATATCGAATCATTAAAAGATACTGATCTGGAGTTAACGCACGTCGCTTTAAATGATGGAACTTGTGAAGGGGTACGCCATAAGAAATATCCGATTTTCACGGTACAGTATCACCCGGAAGCATCACCAGGTCCAGAAGATTCAAACTACCTATTTGACGAATTTATCGAAATGATGGAAATCGAAGCAGCAAAGGAGAACCAATATGCCTAA
- a CDS encoding dihydroorotase has translation MTTVIQNVKLLNEEGELVVSTIVIENGKIASINGDIPAGAKLIDGKGHFASPGFVDVHTHLREPGFEHKETIATGSASAAKGGFTTICAMPNTKPVPDSVENMQLINGLIKESAVIRVLPYGSLTKDISGEVRTNMQELKEQGAVAFSDDGIGIQLASTMYEQMQQAAKLDAVVVAHCEDNSLIYDGVMHEGKRNKELGLPGIPSICESVQIARDVLLAEAAGARYHVCHVSTKESVRAVRDAKAAGIKVTAEVCPHHLLLEEMDIPSDDANWKMNPPLRAADDKDSLHAALLDGTIDCIATDHAPHTEEEKCCGMVGAPFGIVGFETAFPLLYTNFVETGKWTLKQLVDWMSVKAAQIFDLPYGTLEVGASADLVLIDLEKEQAIDAEGFVSKGRNTPFNGWTAKGWPVVTMFEGNIVYQEAE, from the coding sequence ATGACAACAGTTATACAAAATGTGAAGCTACTCAATGAGGAAGGCGAATTAGTAGTATCTACTATTGTAATAGAAAACGGCAAAATCGCTTCGATTAATGGAGACATTCCAGCCGGCGCTAAGCTGATTGATGGTAAAGGCCATTTCGCATCACCAGGTTTTGTCGATGTACATACACATTTACGTGAGCCTGGCTTTGAACATAAAGAAACAATTGCAACAGGCTCGGCATCTGCAGCAAAAGGCGGTTTTACAACAATTTGTGCGATGCCAAATACGAAGCCGGTACCGGATTCGGTAGAAAATATGCAGCTCATTAACGGATTGATCAAAGAAAGTGCAGTGATCCGAGTATTACCATATGGTTCATTAACAAAAGACATTTCAGGTGAAGTCCGCACAAATATGCAAGAGTTGAAAGAACAGGGTGCAGTCGCTTTCTCGGATGACGGAATTGGCATTCAGCTAGCGTCGACTATGTATGAGCAAATGCAGCAGGCAGCAAAACTCGATGCGGTTGTTGTTGCACACTGTGAAGATAATTCACTGATTTATGATGGAGTTATGCATGAAGGAAAACGCAATAAAGAACTTGGATTACCAGGGATTCCTTCTATTTGCGAGTCAGTACAAATCGCTCGTGATGTCCTTCTGGCTGAAGCGGCCGGTGCACGTTACCATGTATGCCACGTATCGACGAAAGAATCAGTACGTGCTGTAAGAGATGCAAAAGCGGCAGGAATTAAAGTGACTGCGGAAGTTTGCCCGCACCACTTATTATTAGAAGAAATGGATATCCCGTCAGATGATGCGAACTGGAAGATGAACCCGCCATTACGTGCTGCAGATGATAAAGACTCACTGCACGCAGCACTCCTGGACGGTACGATCGACTGTATCGCGACAGACCATGCACCACACACAGAAGAGGAAAAATGCTGCGGTATGGTTGGGGCGCCATTTGGAATCGTCGGTTTTGAGACAGCATTCCCACTATTGTATACAAATTTTGTAGAGACAGGGAAATGGACATTAAAGCAATTAGTCGACTGGATGAGTGTAAAAGCAGCCCAAATTTTCGATCTTCCATACGGAACATTGGAAGTAGGCGCTTCAGCGGATCTTGTACTGATCGATTTGGAAAAGGAACAGGCAATCGATGCAGAAGGGTTTGTTTCTAAAGGACGCAATACACCATTTAACGGATGGACAGCAAAAGGTTGGCCGGTAGTAACGATGTTTGAAGGTAATATTGTATATCAGGAGGCAGAATAA
- the carB gene encoding carbamoyl-phosphate synthase large subunit: MPKRTDINTILVIGSGPIVIGQAAEFDYAGTQACLSLKEEGYKVILINSNPATIMTDTEIADKVYIEPISLEFVSRILRKERPDAILSTLGGQTGLNMAIELDESGILDELGIEILGTKLDAIHKAEDRDLFRNLMYELGAPVPESDIIHNMEEAKAFVAKIGYPVIVRPAFTLGGTGGGICYNDQDLQEIVTSGLKYSPVTQCLLEKSIAGFKEIEYEVMRDAADNAIVVCNMENFDPVGIHTGDSIVVAPTQTLSDRENQMLRNISLDIIRALKIEGGCNVQLALDPYSFQYYVIEVNPRVSRSSALASKATGYPIAKLAAKIAVGLTLDEIKNPVTGSTFACFEPALDYIVAKIPRWPFDKFESAKRNLGTQMKATGEVMALGRTFEEAILKAVRSLETGHVHIEMKNADELTDTWIEKRIKKAGDERLFFIGEALRRGVTVEKIHEWSAIDLFFLTKLKKIVDMETTLAENIGNQEILRTAKRLGFADKKIAQLWEMEEQAVYDFRKEHGIIPVYKMVDTCAAEFESNTPYFYGTYEEENESIRTDKPSVVVLGSGPIRIGQGVEFDYATVHSVWAIQEAGYEAIIINSNPETVSTDFSISDKLYFEPLTIEDVMHIIDLEQPIGVVVQFGGQTAINLADKLEANGVKILGTTLEDIDRAENRNKFEAALQELKIPQPPGDTATSAEGAMKIAEGLGFPVLVRPSYVLGGRAMEIVYNMEELAHYMTNAVEASPDHPVLVDRYLTGQEIEVDAICDGENVLIPGIMEHVERAGVHSGDSISVYPPQKLTVAQKETLVDYTTRLAKGLGIVGLMNIQYVMSKGEIYVIEVNPRSSRTVPFLSKITNIPMANIATKAILGQSIIEQGYPTGLAKEQQGVFVKVPVFSFAKLRRVDITLGPEMKSTGEVMGKDATYEKALYKGFVAAGMEIKTHGTILFTVSDKDKQEAISLAKRFSTVGYRIVATEGTAKTFEANGIKTDVVEKIGGKGKTLIDMIQNGEAQLVVNTLTKGKQPARDGFRIRRESVENGVPCLTSLDTAEAMLRVIESMTFTAEEMPKAEVVH, translated from the coding sequence ATGCCTAAACGTACAGATATAAATACAATTTTAGTAATCGGCTCAGGCCCGATCGTAATCGGTCAAGCAGCGGAATTCGACTATGCAGGAACACAAGCATGTCTTTCATTAAAAGAAGAGGGCTATAAAGTAATCTTAATCAACTCGAATCCGGCAACAATTATGACGGATACTGAAATCGCAGACAAAGTATATATCGAGCCGATCAGCCTTGAGTTTGTATCGCGTATTTTACGTAAAGAGCGTCCGGATGCCATTCTTTCTACATTGGGTGGTCAAACAGGATTAAATATGGCAATCGAGCTAGATGAGTCCGGCATATTAGATGAACTCGGGATTGAAATTCTTGGTACGAAACTGGATGCGATTCATAAAGCGGAGGACCGCGACCTGTTCCGTAACTTAATGTATGAACTTGGTGCACCGGTTCCGGAATCAGATATTATTCATAACATGGAAGAAGCGAAAGCGTTCGTTGCAAAAATCGGTTATCCGGTAATCGTCCGTCCGGCATTTACACTTGGAGGAACAGGCGGCGGAATTTGCTATAACGATCAGGACTTGCAGGAAATTGTAACGTCTGGTTTAAAATACTCTCCTGTAACACAATGTTTACTGGAAAAATCAATCGCAGGCTTTAAAGAGATTGAATACGAAGTAATGCGTGATGCGGCGGATAATGCAATCGTTGTATGTAATATGGAAAACTTTGACCCGGTAGGTATCCATACAGGTGACTCGATCGTTGTAGCACCGACACAAACATTATCGGACCGTGAAAACCAAATGCTGCGTAATATTTCACTCGATATTATCCGCGCATTGAAAATCGAAGGCGGCTGTAACGTACAGCTGGCATTAGATCCTTACTCATTCCAGTACTATGTAATCGAAGTAAACCCGCGTGTATCGCGTTCATCTGCATTAGCATCAAAAGCGACAGGCTATCCGATCGCGAAGCTTGCAGCAAAAATCGCAGTAGGACTTACGCTGGATGAAATTAAAAACCCTGTAACAGGATCGACATTTGCTTGCTTCGAGCCGGCACTTGACTACATTGTCGCAAAAATTCCGCGCTGGCCATTCGATAAGTTCGAATCTGCAAAACGTAACCTTGGTACACAGATGAAAGCGACTGGGGAAGTAATGGCACTGGGCCGTACATTTGAAGAAGCGATTTTAAAGGCTGTCCGTTCACTGGAAACTGGTCATGTGCATATTGAAATGAAGAATGCGGATGAACTAACTGATACATGGATTGAAAAGCGTATTAAAAAAGCTGGGGATGAACGTCTGTTCTTTATCGGTGAAGCGTTGCGCCGCGGTGTAACAGTGGAAAAAATCCATGAATGGTCTGCCATCGATCTGTTCTTCCTAACGAAGCTGAAAAAAATTGTGGATATGGAAACAACATTGGCAGAAAACATCGGCAATCAGGAAATTTTAAGAACAGCGAAGCGTCTAGGTTTTGCGGATAAAAAAATTGCACAGCTTTGGGAAATGGAAGAGCAGGCAGTTTATGATTTCCGTAAAGAGCATGGAATTATACCAGTATACAAAATGGTTGATACATGTGCGGCGGAGTTCGAATCGAACACACCATACTTCTACGGAACTTATGAGGAAGAAAATGAATCCATCCGTACTGACAAACCTTCAGTTGTCGTACTTGGTTCAGGTCCGATCCGTATCGGTCAAGGGGTAGAGTTCGACTATGCAACAGTTCACTCTGTATGGGCAATTCAGGAAGCGGGCTATGAAGCGATCATCATTAACTCAAACCCGGAAACGGTTTCGACTGACTTCTCAATTTCAGATAAATTATACTTCGAGCCGTTAACAATTGAAGATGTGATGCACATTATCGATCTGGAGCAGCCAATCGGTGTAGTTGTTCAGTTCGGCGGGCAAACAGCGATCAATTTAGCGGATAAGCTGGAAGCGAACGGTGTGAAAATTTTAGGAACGACACTTGAAGATATTGACCGTGCTGAAAACCGTAATAAATTCGAAGCGGCATTACAAGAACTGAAAATTCCACAACCTCCTGGCGATACAGCAACATCAGCTGAAGGTGCGATGAAAATTGCGGAAGGTTTAGGTTTCCCTGTGTTAGTTCGCCCTTCATATGTATTAGGCGGACGTGCAATGGAAATCGTCTATAACATGGAAGAGCTTGCTCACTATATGACAAACGCAGTTGAAGCATCACCGGATCACCCTGTATTGGTCGACCGTTACTTAACAGGACAGGAAATTGAAGTCGATGCCATCTGTGACGGTGAAAATGTGTTAATCCCGGGAATCATGGAGCATGTTGAACGCGCGGGTGTGCACTCAGGTGACTCAATCAGTGTATATCCACCACAAAAATTAACGGTTGCTCAGAAAGAAACATTAGTAGATTATACGACTCGCCTTGCAAAAGGTCTTGGTATTGTCGGTTTAATGAATATCCAATATGTAATGAGCAAAGGCGAAATTTACGTAATCGAAGTAAATCCGCGCTCAAGCCGTACTGTACCGTTTTTAAGTAAAATTACAAATATCCCAATGGCAAATATCGCAACAAAAGCGATTCTTGGTCAATCAATTATTGAACAAGGCTACCCGACAGGACTGGCAAAAGAACAGCAAGGTGTATTCGTAAAAGTACCGGTATTCTCATTTGCTAAATTACGCCGTGTCGACATTACATTAGGGCCTGAGATGAAATCAACAGGGGAAGTAATGGGGAAAGACGCAACATACGAAAAAGCATTATACAAAGGCTTCGTAGCAGCAGGTATGGAAATTAAAACACATGGTACGATCCTGTTCACTGTATCGGATAAAGATAAACAGGAAGCAATCAGCCTGGCGAAACGCTTCTCAACAGTCGGCTACCGCATCGTAGCAACAGAAGGTACAGCAAAAACATTTGAAGCAAATGGTATTAAAACAGACGTCGTAGAAAAAATCGGCGGTAAAGGCAAAACATTGATCGATATGATTCAAAACGGTGAAGCCCAATTAGTTGTCAATACATTGACAAAAGGGAAACAGCCGGCTCGCGATGGCTTCCGTATCCGCCGTGAATCGGTTGAAAACGGCGTACCATGCCTGACTTCACTGGATACAGCAGAAGCAATGCTGCGCGTAATAGAGTCAATGACATTTACAGCAGAAGAAATGCCGAAAGCGGAGGTTGTACACTAA
- a CDS encoding dihydroorotate dehydrogenase electron transfer subunit, protein MIRQEKMTVVAQKQIATNIFELTLQGQLVQDMTPGQFVHVKVSNTFEPLLRRPISIANVDKEKNEFTMIYRAEGRGTKLLATNRENEIVDVLGPLGNGFPVEAAKPGQTALLVGGGIGVPPLHELAKQLNARGVKTIHVLGFQSEDVCFYEEQFNGLGETYYATVDGTKGTKGFVTTVFDEVKPEFDLFYSCGPLPMLRALEGYYPEKEGYLSFEERMGCGIGACFACVCDTTEGYGKDYVKVCSDGPVFPKGVVAL, encoded by the coding sequence ATGATTCGTCAAGAGAAAATGACAGTTGTAGCACAAAAGCAGATTGCGACGAACATTTTCGAATTGACACTACAAGGACAACTGGTTCAGGACATGACGCCTGGCCAGTTTGTTCATGTAAAGGTGTCAAATACATTCGAGCCCTTGTTGCGTCGACCAATCAGTATTGCCAATGTAGATAAAGAAAAAAATGAATTCACGATGATTTACCGTGCTGAAGGTCGTGGCACAAAATTACTTGCAACAAACCGTGAAAATGAAATCGTGGATGTTTTAGGTCCATTAGGGAACGGGTTTCCTGTAGAAGCGGCAAAACCGGGCCAGACAGCGCTTTTAGTAGGTGGAGGCATCGGTGTCCCGCCTCTGCACGAATTGGCGAAGCAACTGAATGCACGCGGCGTGAAGACGATCCATGTTCTAGGATTCCAGTCAGAGGATGTATGCTTCTATGAGGAACAGTTCAATGGTTTGGGCGAGACGTACTATGCAACAGTAGACGGCACGAAGGGGACTAAAGGATTTGTAACAACGGTATTTGATGAAGTAAAGCCTGAGTTCGATCTGTTTTATTCATGTGGTCCACTGCCGATGCTGCGTGCTTTAGAAGGCTATTACCCGGAGAAGGAAGGGTACTTATCGTTTGAGGAACGGATGGGCTGCGGTATCGGGGCGTGCTTTGCATGTGTATGCGATACGACTGAAGGTTACGGAAAAGACTACGTAAAAGTATGTTCGGACGGGCCAGTATTCCCGAAAGGAGTTGTGGCATTATGA
- a CDS encoding ABC transporter ATP-binding protein — protein MSTNELLEIRNLRTSFRIKDTYYPAVDNVSLTLRKNEILAIVGESGCGKSTLATSVVGLHNSITTKVEGEILYNNQNLVKLTDEQFNKLRGNDIGFIFQDPLSALNPLMRIGEQIEEGLIYHTKLTKEQREKRVIELLDQVGIANMERVARQFPHQLSGGMRQRVMIAIALSGKPAIIIADEPTTALDVTIQAQILDLLKSLQDEIQSGIILITHDLGVVAEVADRVAVMYAGEVIEEAPVVELFRNPKHPYTRSLLKSIPQTNSENEKLEIIQGMVPSLMKLPRQGCRFSSRIPWIPQSAHEADPKLHEVAPGHLVRCTCWKEFHFEDEEGSVNQ, from the coding sequence ATGTCTACGAATGAATTATTAGAAATCCGAAATTTACGTACGAGTTTCCGTATTAAAGATACATACTACCCAGCTGTAGACAATGTTTCGTTAACGCTTCGCAAAAATGAGATTTTAGCAATTGTTGGTGAATCAGGTTGTGGGAAAAGTACTTTGGCAACATCAGTAGTCGGGTTGCACAATTCTATTACTACAAAAGTTGAAGGGGAAATCCTTTACAACAATCAAAACTTAGTTAAATTGACAGATGAACAGTTTAATAAGTTAAGAGGAAATGACATCGGTTTTATTTTCCAGGATCCACTTTCTGCATTAAATCCATTAATGCGCATCGGTGAACAAATTGAGGAAGGGTTAATTTATCATACTAAATTAACTAAAGAACAACGTGAAAAACGTGTTATTGAATTATTGGATCAAGTAGGGATTGCCAATATGGAGCGTGTTGCAAGACAATTCCCGCATCAGTTATCGGGTGGTATGCGCCAGCGTGTTATGATCGCAATCGCTTTATCAGGAAAGCCGGCAATCATCATCGCGGACGAACCGACAACAGCACTTGATGTAACAATCCAAGCACAGATTCTGGACTTGTTAAAGTCACTGCAGGATGAAATTCAGTCAGGCATTATTTTAATTACACATGACTTAGGGGTTGTTGCTGAAGTAGCAGACCGCGTAGCTGTAATGTATGCCGGTGAAGTAATAGAGGAAGCACCTGTTGTAGAGTTATTCAGAAATCCGAAGCACCCGTACACAAGGTCATTACTGAAATCAATTCCTCAAACAAACAGTGAGAATGAAAAATTAGAAATAATTCAGGGAATGGTTCCTTCTTTAATGAAGTTACCACGCCAAGGCTGTCGTTTCTCATCACGTATTCCTTGGATTCCACAATCAGCCCATGAAGCAGATCCAAAGCTTCATGAAGTTGCTCCTGGCCATCTTGTACGCTGTACTTGCTGGAAAGAATTCCATTTTGAGGATGAGGAAGGGAGCGTAAATCAATGA
- the pyrE gene encoding orotate phosphoribosyltransferase, whose amino-acid sequence MSLQNEIAHAMLKVGAVELNPTDLFTWASGIKSPIYCDTRLTISDPVIRKQLANGLSSLINEHFSDCEVVAGTATAGIPHAAWVADIMQLPMVYVRSKAKEHGRGNQIEGKYAKGQKVVVIEDIISTGGSSITAVEALRNAGCEVLGVVCVYTYNLPKADQVFNEAGVKFVSLTNFDYLIDAAKEASAIEEQDIPFLKKWHQDLKAGNLK is encoded by the coding sequence ATGTCATTACAAAACGAAATTGCACATGCAATGCTAAAAGTAGGAGCGGTGGAATTAAATCCAACCGATTTATTTACATGGGCTTCAGGAATTAAGTCACCGATTTACTGCGATACACGTTTAACAATTTCAGATCCTGTTATTCGCAAACAGCTTGCCAATGGACTGTCCTCATTAATCAATGAACATTTTTCGGACTGTGAAGTAGTGGCAGGTACTGCTACTGCGGGAATTCCCCATGCTGCCTGGGTTGCGGATATTATGCAATTGCCGATGGTATACGTGCGTTCAAAAGCAAAAGAGCACGGGCGCGGAAACCAGATTGAAGGAAAATATGCAAAAGGTCAAAAGGTCGTTGTAATTGAGGATATCATCTCAACAGGCGGCTCATCCATTACTGCTGTTGAAGCACTGCGCAATGCCGGCTGTGAAGTATTGGGGGTCGTATGTGTATATACATATAATCTGCCTAAAGCGGATCAGGTGTTTAATGAAGCTGGCGTAAAATTTGTTTCGTTGACTAATTTCGATTACTTGATCGATGCAGCAAAAGAAGCATCAGCTATTGAGGAACAGGACATTCCTTTCCTGAAAAAGTGGCATCAGGACTTAAAAGCAGGAAATTTAAAATAA